From Megalobrama amblycephala isolate DHTTF-2021 linkage group LG8, ASM1881202v1, whole genome shotgun sequence, the proteins below share one genomic window:
- the rhcgl1 gene encoding rh family, C glycoprotein, like 1 isoform X2 — MTKNTNIRISLPAVCFVWQIAMIILFGVFIRYNEESDTHWIEHKRRKNISTHLENDFYYRYPSFQDVHVMIFVGFGFLMTFLKRYSFGGVGFNFLIAAFGIQWALLMQGWFHHLDSDDWKIKIGIENLINADFCVAGCLIAYGACLGKVSPVQLMVLTLFGVTLFAVEEYIILELLHVKDAGGSMVIHTFGAYYGLTISWILYRPLLSQTKHLQGSVYHSDVFAMIGTLFLWMFWPSFNSAIADHGDGQHRAVINTYLALASSVLTTFAISSLSQKHGKLDMVHIQNATLAGGVAMGTASEFMITPYGSLIVGFCSGIVSTLGYLFLTPFMEKTLKIQDTCGIHNLHAMPGVIGGIVGAITAASASESVYGKEGLINTFDFKDAIANRTASTQGGYQAAGLCVALAFGLAGGALVGGILKLPIWGDPADGNCFDDEVYWEVPEDEDDDIPASRHLDMNHVRNMADVYQRSNV; from the exons atgaccaaaaacaccaATATTCGAATCAGTCTACCAGCAGTTTGCTTTGTCTGGCAGATTGCCATGATCATCCTGTTTGGTGTGTTCATTCGTTATAATGAGGAGTCTGACACCCATTGGATCGAACACAAGAGAAGAAAAAATATTTCCACGCATTTAGAGAATGACTTTTACTATAGATATCCAA GTTTTCAGGATGTGCATGTGATGATCTTTGTTGGTTTTGGATTTCTCATGACCTTCCTTAAGCGTTATAGTTTCGGTGGAGTTGGCTTCAATTTTCTCATCGCAGCTTTTGGAATTCAATGGGCTCTGCTGATGCAAGGCTGGTTTCATCATCTTGACAGTGATGACTGGAAAATAAAAATTGGGATTGAGAA CCTCATCAATGCAGATTTCTGTGTGGCCGGCTGTCTCATTGCATATGGCGCTTGTCTTGGAAAGGTCAGTCCAGTGCAGCTGATGGTTCTTACTCTGTTTGGAGTCACCCTGTTTGCAGTTGAGGAGTATATCATTTTAGAACTCCTTCAT GTGAAAGATGCTGGTGGTTCTATGGTCATCCACACTTTTGGAGCATATTATGGTTTGACCATATCTTGGATCTTATATCGACCATTGCTATCTCAAACCAAACATTTACAAGGATCCGTATACCACTCCGATGTGTTTGCAATGATTG GCACTCTCTTTCTTTGGATGTTCTGGCCCAGTTTTAATTCTGCTATTGCAGATCATGGAGATGGGCAGCACAGAGCTGTTATAAATACCTACCTCGCACTGGCCTCATCAGTTCTCACTACCTTTGCCATTTCAAGTCTCTCACAGAAACATGGAAAGCTTGACATG GTACATATTCAGAATGCTACCTTGGCTGGTGGTGTTGCGATGGGAACAGCTTCAGAGTTCATGATAACGCCTTACGGCTCTCTGATAGTGGGATTCTGTTCAGGCATTGTTTCCACACTTGGATATCTGTTTCTGACT CCTTTTATGGAAAAAACTCTGAAAATACAAGACACTTGTGGTATACATAACCTGCATGCAATGCCTGGAGTTATAGGTGGTATTGTTGGAGCTATTACTGCAGCTTCCGCCAGTGAGTCAGTTTATGGAAAAGAAGG GTTGATTAACACTTTCGACTTCAAGGATGCCATTGCTAACAGGACAGCCAGCACTCAGGGTGGTTACCAGGCAGCTGGTCTCTGTGTTGCACTAGCATTTGGCCTTGCAGGTGGAGCTTTGGTTG GAGGGATACTAAAGCTGCCAATCTGGGGAGACCCAGCAGACGGTAACTGCTTTGATGATGAAGTTTACTGGGAG GTTCCagaggatgaggatgatgatATTCCTGCCTCAAGACACCTAGACATGAACCATGTAAGAAACATGGCAGATGT ATATCAACGAAGTAATGTGTAG
- the rhcgl1 gene encoding rh family, C glycoprotein, like 1 isoform X1 has translation MTKNTNIRISLPAVCFVWQIAMIILFGVFIRYNEESDTHWIEHKRRKNISTHLENDFYYRYPSFQDVHVMIFVGFGFLMTFLKRYSFGGVGFNFLIAAFGIQWALLMQGWFHHLDSDDWKIKIGIENLINADFCVAGCLIAYGACLGKVSPVQLMVLTLFGVTLFAVEEYIILELLHVKDAGGSMVIHTFGAYYGLTISWILYRPLLSQTKHLQGSVYHSDVFAMIGTLFLWMFWPSFNSAIADHGDGQHRAVINTYLALASSVLTTFAISSLSQKHGKLDMVHIQNATLAGGVAMGTASEFMITPYGSLIVGFCSGIVSTLGYLFLTPFMEKTLKIQDTCGIHNLHAMPGVIGGIVGAITAASASESVYGKEGLINTFDFKDAIANRTASTQGGYQAAGLCVALAFGLAGGALVGGILKLPIWGDPADGNCFDDEVYWEVPEDEDDDIPASRHLDMNHVRNMADVTASLQSG, from the exons atgaccaaaaacaccaATATTCGAATCAGTCTACCAGCAGTTTGCTTTGTCTGGCAGATTGCCATGATCATCCTGTTTGGTGTGTTCATTCGTTATAATGAGGAGTCTGACACCCATTGGATCGAACACAAGAGAAGAAAAAATATTTCCACGCATTTAGAGAATGACTTTTACTATAGATATCCAA GTTTTCAGGATGTGCATGTGATGATCTTTGTTGGTTTTGGATTTCTCATGACCTTCCTTAAGCGTTATAGTTTCGGTGGAGTTGGCTTCAATTTTCTCATCGCAGCTTTTGGAATTCAATGGGCTCTGCTGATGCAAGGCTGGTTTCATCATCTTGACAGTGATGACTGGAAAATAAAAATTGGGATTGAGAA CCTCATCAATGCAGATTTCTGTGTGGCCGGCTGTCTCATTGCATATGGCGCTTGTCTTGGAAAGGTCAGTCCAGTGCAGCTGATGGTTCTTACTCTGTTTGGAGTCACCCTGTTTGCAGTTGAGGAGTATATCATTTTAGAACTCCTTCAT GTGAAAGATGCTGGTGGTTCTATGGTCATCCACACTTTTGGAGCATATTATGGTTTGACCATATCTTGGATCTTATATCGACCATTGCTATCTCAAACCAAACATTTACAAGGATCCGTATACCACTCCGATGTGTTTGCAATGATTG GCACTCTCTTTCTTTGGATGTTCTGGCCCAGTTTTAATTCTGCTATTGCAGATCATGGAGATGGGCAGCACAGAGCTGTTATAAATACCTACCTCGCACTGGCCTCATCAGTTCTCACTACCTTTGCCATTTCAAGTCTCTCACAGAAACATGGAAAGCTTGACATG GTACATATTCAGAATGCTACCTTGGCTGGTGGTGTTGCGATGGGAACAGCTTCAGAGTTCATGATAACGCCTTACGGCTCTCTGATAGTGGGATTCTGTTCAGGCATTGTTTCCACACTTGGATATCTGTTTCTGACT CCTTTTATGGAAAAAACTCTGAAAATACAAGACACTTGTGGTATACATAACCTGCATGCAATGCCTGGAGTTATAGGTGGTATTGTTGGAGCTATTACTGCAGCTTCCGCCAGTGAGTCAGTTTATGGAAAAGAAGG GTTGATTAACACTTTCGACTTCAAGGATGCCATTGCTAACAGGACAGCCAGCACTCAGGGTGGTTACCAGGCAGCTGGTCTCTGTGTTGCACTAGCATTTGGCCTTGCAGGTGGAGCTTTGGTTG GAGGGATACTAAAGCTGCCAATCTGGGGAGACCCAGCAGACGGTAACTGCTTTGATGATGAAGTTTACTGGGAG GTTCCagaggatgaggatgatgatATTCCTGCCTCAAGACACCTAGACATGAACCATGTAAGAAACATGGCAGATGT AACTGCAAGTCTTCAAAGTGGATGA